Genomic window (Tripterygium wilfordii isolate XIE 37 chromosome 11, ASM1340144v1, whole genome shotgun sequence):
TAACACATCCCCCATAAGCTGATCCGGCCCAATCCCTTCCTCTTCGTGAACCTTTTCCATGCTTTTGTAGAAACTGAAGTGTGGAAACTTCTCGACCTGCTCCCTTTTACAGAGCTCTGTTGTTTTTTCCGATTCATCGCCCATTACGAGAAGGAAATCAACATCACCGCAGGTCCTACTGAGCTCGACCATGAACGGGTAGATTTTGCTGCTCTGCTGGCTGTGGCTCGCCGCGTATTCTACCACTACGAGCCTGTTTTTAGCGGATTTAAGGGCTTCATCGAATTCTTCTATGCTGTGAACTCGTTTTACTCTTTCATCACTTGgtgttttctttgttcttgcTGCGGCTGTGGCCTTTATAGTCAAGTCTGCTCTGCTTGCTCTGTTTGTGCTTATTAGGTGGAATTGCTGAGGTTTAGATTTGCTGGGTAATGCGTAGAGAGGGAAGGAGGTAATTAGAGGGTTGATTCTGGGGATGGGTGAGAGAGATGAAGGTGAATTTGATAATAGATTTGTGATTGCAGCCATGGAAGGTGAGAGTATGTGAGTGAGAAGGAAGTGGCAGTGAATGGAGAGAGGATTGGAGATGCTGGAAAGCAGAAACAGGGGAGGAGTGTCGATTGAATTATCAAGAAATCTCAGTGATAAAAAGGATGTCCACTCGTTTGGTTGTGGCAAATATTATCCACACATTCAGGTGCTTGGGTTAGATTTTTTTCTCTCACATAGCTTTGGCTTTTCTGGTCATTTGAGTTTTCGACTTTCGTTATTTTCCCGGCCGTAATCATAAAAATAAGGGTGGATAGATACAGGTTTTGACATCGGCAGGCAAACTAATCATTAATCATGCAGTACTAGTGGCTGAAAACTATATGGGATAGACCACGGCTTAAGCCCAAATCCCAGAATATCTATCTTTGTAATCCAAAAGCTGAATGTTATTTGAACAAAAATCCCAATTTCATTGTTTAAGACTTGGATTTAGCAAAAATTATATAGAATGCATTTGAATACCCAACAAACATACCAACCATATCATTCTGCAGAGTCCCATTGAACAGATGTCTCCAAACTGGTTTTGGAAGAATTAAGTTTGCAAGCCTCATAGGAACATCGGGGAATGGAATGGAAGTGTTCATAATGACTCCGTCTCTGTACATTAAGGTATACTACGACAGAAGATCTACAGAATGCGAGATCCATGAATCCTAATTCTTCCTACATATTCTAAAAACTAGTCCTCAGCAGCACCATATAGAATCAGTTTTAATCACATACGTccccaaattcaaaaaattgtgtgGATCCTATTCCGATAAACAGACTTGATTAAAACCGCAATGATTCTATCGCATGGCGCTTACTTAACCCTTAAACATGCTGCGCTGCACAAAGTACAGGAGGAGGACAGGACATTCAAAGATCCTAAAACAAGAGGTGGGACCATTTGTTCAAAAACTACACGACATACCAAATAACAAAACACACGCGGCGGCAACATTTTTGGCGGGATCTTAACACTAATCACAAAAGCCAAACAATAACAACACAGCAGAAGTCCCAGTGCCAGTGCATGCCACCTAATAAGCGCATTTTCTTATCTCCATGTGCGCTTGCTCTCCCTCTCAAGCGGAAGTTTCTCCTGCTCTTTCGAGCATCGACTTTCCAGGACATCTCACCATTCTGATTCACACATCTAACCCATTCTCgaataagataaaaaaaaaaaaaaaaaaaaaacacactacgGCGGACAATGCCAATAGTAGTAATTCTCTATAGCCATCACCGCAAACATTTCAATAATATAAAACTTTTCTTCACTATCACCAACAACAGAAAACAAGATTCAATTAcgaaaatttaaataaaatccaaacaaaaatacaagataattaattaaaaacgaTAATCATTAACCTAGATTACCGATTAAGAGAAAAAGCTAAAATCACCTGTGGAGAAAGCGAGGAGTGGGTCTTCGACGCAATACTGCTGAAATGTAGCCTCGTCATTGGTTAAGACGAAGCGGTTTCGGGGGACTCCGGTTTTCTGAGAAGCACCATATGCATCGGACTGAAAATCCCGGTCTCGCCACCGCGGGTCAGATAATCAGCGGTGTGGAAAAGCATCTCGTGGACATCAACGGTCCCCTTTGGAGCAATTCCAATAGCGGCTAAGATTGAAACCAGGATGTGGTTCCTCCAGTACGCGATCCGGCCCATCTTCAACCGGGACCACCACGGATTCGCTGGTGGTTTCGCCAGATCCTTCTCCTTCACCACCTCAAATCCGACCTTCTTCGCCGTCGCTGCGATGTCGGAGTAGCTTCTGAGCCCCGGTAAAGCGTCTCCTCTCTCGATTCCCTGAATGATCTCCACGTGTTCTGCGTCACTAGCTTTGAATTTTTCGGTTGTGACCCATTCGTATGAGACGTAGAGAGATCCGGGCTTCAAAACCCTAAACACCTCCGCATACACTTCCTCCAGCTTCGGCGCGTGACAGGTCGCTTCGATCGAGTACGCGCCGTCGAAGCTGTTGTCGGGGAAATCCATTTGGAGGAAATTTCCACAAACAACCTCGCAGAGAGAATCTAACCCCGCCTTCTTGTTGTGCAATCGGGCACGGTTCACCTGGTACTCGTTAATGGTGATTCCCACCACTTTCGCGCGTGAATGGGCAGCGATTGCCCGCATCGGACCTCCGACTCCGCATCCGACATCAATGATTCGTTCTCCGGGCTTCACATCGATGAGATCGACCGCCATCTGCTCGTGGAGGCGCGTGGCTTCCCCATGAGATTTGCCTGGGATGGAGGGGGAGAAGTGGAAGGACTGACCCCATCCCCACTCGTAAATGTCAGTGACTAAATTGTAAAACGTGTCGACGAAGTCCGGTACCTTCTCCGCTTTCTCGATCTCTTTTGGGCGGCGGAAGAAGGACCAGTACTGCTTGTAGTTGTCTTGTACATTCTCCGCTGAGATCGAACCACCGGAGAGATCGACAGCGCGCTTGCCTTTCTGTTCGGCGGGACCGAGAACACATACGAACCAAAACAGACCACCGGCTATGAGAGCCCCAGTACAGAACAGAACCAGAGAATCCATTGGTGTGTGAAGTGGAGGAGTGTTTAGTGAGGAAAGTAGACTCGCTCCCCCTATTTTATTCCTATTTCGGTTCGACCATGTATGGCTGGTTCAGAAAGACAGAAAAAATATATGAGGCGTTGTGGTCCAGTAACTGTCGTTTAGTGGCGTACCGTCCAGCTCAAGGACTGTCCCACATCTAGACTT
Coding sequences:
- the LOC120009460 gene encoding thioredoxin-like protein CDSP32, chloroplastic, whose protein sequence is MAAITNLLSNSPSSLSPIPRINPLITSFPLYALPSKSKPQQFHLISTNRASRADLTIKATAAARTKKTPSDERVKRVHSIEEFDEALKSAKNRLVVVEYAASHSQQSSKIYPFMVELSRTCGDVDFLLVMGDESEKTTELCKREQVEKFPHFSFYKSMEKVHEEEGIGPDQLMGDVLYYGDSHSGVEQLHCREDVEKLIEDHKADHKLIVLDVGLKHCGPCVKVYPTVIKLSRQMDSVVFARMNGDENESCMKFLKDMNVIEVPTFLFIRDGEICGRYVGSGKGELIGEILRYQGVRVTY
- the LOC120009458 gene encoding 24-methylenesterol C-methyltransferase 2, producing MDSLVLFCTGALIAGGLFWFVCVLGPAEQKGKRAVDLSGGSISAENVQDNYKQYWSFFRRPKEIEKAEKVPDFVDTFYNLVTDIYEWGWGQSFHFSPSIPGKSHGEATRLHEQMAVDLIDVKPGERIIDVGCGVGGPMRAIAAHSRAKVVGITINEYQVNRARLHNKKAGLDSLCEVVCGNFLQMDFPDNSFDGAYSIEATCHAPKLEEVYAEVFRVLKPGSLYVSYEWVTTEKFKASDAEHVEIIQGIERGDALPGLRSYSDIAATAKKVGFEVVKEKDLAKPPANPWWSRLKMGRIAYWRNHILVSILAAIGIAPKGTVDVHEMLFHTADYLTRGGETGIFSPMHMVLLRKPESPETASS